In Herbaspirillum sp. WKF16, one genomic interval encodes:
- a CDS encoding DEAD/DEAH box helicase, which produces MSDTTSAAPAAPSIRFEDFGLSPDILKALAEQGYVHPTPIQAEAIPVVLQGRDVMGAAQTGTGKTAGFSLPIIQRLLAHASHSASPARHPVRALILTPTRELADQVADNVKAYSRFTPLRATVVFGGVDMAPQTAALRAGVEIVIATPGRLLDHVQQKTVNLGQTQILVMDEADRMLDMGFLPDLQRIINLLPKQRQNLMFSATFSPEIKKLAASFQNNPVTIEVARSNATAETVTQAIYKVDESAKADAVAYIIRQRQLKQVIVFSNTKIGASRLARTLLAEGINASAIHGDKTQGERMAALESFKQGQIEVLVATDVAARGLDIAELPCVINYDLPYNAEDYVHRIGRTGRAGASGDAISLFCDKDERLLQDIEKLIKKKFDRAELAGFAPRARHERAERPERGERSARGERAERSSERGAERSERSSRSRDGGAPQSRREKVDPWFLKPYEATAEEPVSTKPELPKSNRPKPKVAALLGGMPKR; this is translated from the coding sequence ATGTCCGACACCACGTCCGCAGCACCGGCAGCACCCTCCATCCGCTTTGAAGATTTCGGGCTGTCGCCCGATATCCTGAAGGCGCTGGCCGAGCAAGGCTACGTCCATCCCACCCCGATCCAGGCCGAGGCCATCCCCGTGGTCCTGCAGGGGCGCGATGTCATGGGCGCAGCACAGACCGGCACCGGCAAGACCGCCGGCTTCTCGCTGCCGATCATCCAGCGCCTGCTGGCGCACGCCAGCCACAGCGCGTCTCCTGCGCGCCATCCGGTGCGCGCGCTGATCCTCACGCCGACCCGCGAACTGGCCGACCAGGTCGCCGACAACGTCAAGGCCTACTCGCGCTTCACGCCCCTGCGCGCCACGGTGGTCTTCGGCGGCGTCGACATGGCGCCGCAGACCGCGGCCCTGCGCGCCGGCGTCGAGATCGTGATCGCCACGCCCGGCCGCCTGCTGGACCACGTGCAGCAAAAGACCGTGAACCTGGGGCAGACCCAGATCCTGGTGATGGACGAGGCCGACCGCATGCTTGACATGGGCTTCCTGCCCGACCTGCAGCGCATCATCAACCTGTTGCCCAAGCAGCGCCAGAACCTGATGTTCTCGGCCACCTTCTCGCCCGAGATCAAGAAGCTGGCCGCCAGCTTCCAGAACAACCCGGTCACCATCGAAGTGGCGCGCAGCAACGCCACCGCCGAGACCGTGACCCAGGCCATCTACAAGGTCGACGAGTCCGCCAAGGCCGACGCCGTGGCCTACATCATCCGCCAGCGCCAGTTGAAGCAGGTGATCGTCTTCTCCAACACCAAGATCGGCGCCTCGCGCCTGGCGCGCACGCTGCTTGCCGAAGGCATCAATGCCTCCGCCATCCACGGCGACAAGACCCAGGGCGAGCGCATGGCCGCGCTGGAGTCCTTCAAGCAAGGCCAGATCGAAGTGCTGGTCGCCACCGACGTCGCCGCGCGCGGCCTGGACATCGCCGAGCTGCCCTGTGTGATCAACTACGACCTGCCGTACAACGCCGAAGACTATGTGCACCGCATCGGCCGCACCGGTCGCGCCGGCGCCTCGGGCGACGCCATCTCGCTGTTCTGCGACAAGGATGAGCGCCTGCTGCAGGACATCGAGAAACTGATCAAGAAGAAATTCGATCGCGCCGAGCTGGCCGGCTTCGCGCCGCGCGCGCGTCATGAACGTGCGGAGCGTCCCGAACGCGGCGAGCGCAGCGCCCGGGGCGAGCGCGCTGAGCGCAGCAGCGAGCGTGGCGCAGAGCGCAGCGAACGCAGCAGCCGCAGCCGCGACGGCGGCGCACCCCAATCGCGCCGCGAGAAGGTCGATCCCTGGTTCCTCAAGCCCTACGAGGCCACTGCCGAGGAGCCGGTCTCGACCAAGCCGGAACTGCCCAAGTCGAACCGCCCCAAGCCCAAGGTGGCTGCGCTCCTGGGCGGCATGCCCAAGCGCTGA
- the gluQRS gene encoding tRNA glutamyl-Q(34) synthetase GluQRS — translation MSMAGDYVGRFAPSPSGPLHAGSLVAALASFLDARVHGGRWLLRIEDIDETRTVPGAAEDIANALAALDMHSDGPVLVQSQRKHRYQAARDKLGALAYPCGCSRKEIADSRVGTASDGAAIYPGTCRGGLAPGKTARTLRLRVPDAGAEGELVRFDDRWLGPQSQHLAAEAGDFVLQRADGFWAYQLAVVVDDAEQGVTDIVRGADLLDSTARQIYLQRQLGYPTPRYLHLPLLTNATGEKFSKQNGAQALDLARPLDELQRAAGFLGLDTRAAQDRQAFWTLALAGWDTRFGPRR, via the coding sequence ATGAGCATGGCCGGCGACTACGTCGGGCGCTTCGCGCCCTCGCCTTCCGGCCCGCTGCACGCAGGCTCGCTGGTGGCGGCGCTGGCCAGCTTCCTGGATGCGCGCGTGCATGGCGGGCGCTGGCTGCTGAGGATAGAAGACATCGATGAAACCCGCACCGTGCCCGGGGCGGCGGAAGATATCGCCAACGCGCTGGCGGCGCTGGACATGCATTCGGATGGCCCGGTGCTGGTGCAGAGCCAACGCAAGCACCGCTATCAAGCCGCGCGCGACAAGCTGGGCGCGCTGGCCTACCCCTGCGGCTGCAGCCGCAAGGAGATCGCCGACTCGCGCGTGGGCACGGCCAGCGACGGCGCGGCCATCTATCCCGGCACCTGCCGCGGCGGCCTGGCGCCCGGCAAGACGGCGCGCACGCTGCGGCTGCGCGTACCCGACGCCGGCGCCGAGGGGGAGCTGGTGCGCTTCGACGACCGCTGGCTGGGGCCGCAATCGCAGCACCTCGCGGCCGAGGCGGGCGACTTCGTGCTGCAGCGGGCCGACGGCTTCTGGGCCTATCAACTGGCGGTGGTGGTGGACGACGCCGAGCAAGGCGTCACCGACATCGTGCGCGGCGCCGACCTGCTGGACTCGACCGCGCGCCAGATCTACCTGCAGCGGCAACTCGGGTATCCGACGCCGCGCTACCTGCACCTGCCCTTGCTGACCAACGCCACGGGGGAAAAATTCTCGAAGCAGAACGGCGCCCAGGCGCTCGACCTCGCCCGGCCGCTGGACGAACTGCAGCGTGCCGCCGGTTTCCTCGGGCTCGATACGCGCGCGGCGCAAGACCGCCAGGCGTTCTGGACGCTGGCGCTGGCCGGCTGGGATACGCGTTTCGGTCCGCGGCGATAA
- a CDS encoding LysR family transcriptional regulator codes for MNLTLESLLILDMIDRKGSFAAAAVALDRVPSALTYSVRKLEDDLDVLLFDRRGHRAQLTPAGQQLLQEGRHLLLAANDLEQRVKRTATGRETELHIVLNSLIPFDKMLPIIDAFDREQSGTQLRFTPGVLTGAWEKLIEGRANLVIGVTLDGPEVVRTSGRFQMQDLGAVDWVFAVAPGHPLADAPEPLPAELVRSYRAIAVGDNSQSLPTLTMGLLSGQETLTVATVADKLEAQLAGLGCGHLPRIWAAPHLASGALVEKQTLAAKPNDNFMVAWPKAEQGKSLKWFINYLARPDVRQSLIGPVAASVKA; via the coding sequence ATGAATCTGACCCTGGAATCCCTGCTGATCCTCGACATGATCGACCGCAAAGGCAGCTTCGCCGCCGCCGCGGTGGCGCTGGACCGCGTGCCCTCGGCGCTGACCTACAGCGTGCGCAAGCTGGAAGACGACCTCGACGTGCTGCTGTTCGACCGCCGCGGCCACCGCGCGCAGCTCACGCCGGCCGGCCAGCAGCTGCTGCAGGAGGGGCGCCACCTGCTGCTGGCGGCCAACGACCTGGAGCAGCGCGTCAAGCGCACCGCCACCGGCCGCGAGACCGAGCTGCACATCGTGCTCAACAGCCTGATTCCCTTCGACAAGATGCTGCCCATCATCGACGCCTTCGACCGCGAGCAGTCGGGCACCCAGCTGCGCTTCACGCCCGGGGTACTGACCGGCGCCTGGGAGAAGCTGATCGAGGGGCGCGCCAACCTGGTCATCGGCGTGACGCTGGACGGGCCGGAAGTGGTGCGCACCAGCGGCCGCTTCCAGATGCAGGATCTGGGCGCGGTGGATTGGGTCTTCGCGGTCGCGCCCGGCCATCCGCTGGCCGACGCGCCCGAACCGCTGCCGGCCGAGCTGGTGCGTTCGTACCGGGCCATCGCCGTGGGCGACAACAGCCAGTCGTTGCCGACCCTGACCATGGGCCTGCTGTCGGGCCAGGAGACGCTGACGGTAGCCACCGTCGCCGACAAGCTGGAAGCGCAACTGGCGGGACTGGGCTGCGGCCACCTGCCGCGCATCTGGGCCGCGCCCCACCTGGCCAGCGGCGCGCTGGTGGAGAAGCAGACGCTGGCCGCCAAACCCAACGACAATTTCATGGTGGCCTGGCCCAAGGCGGAACAGGGCAAGTCGCTGAAGTGGTTCATCAACTATCTGGCGCGGCCCGACGTGCGGCAATCGCTGATCGGCCCGGTCGCCGCCAGCGTCAAGGCATGA